In Sphingobacterium sp. R2, the genomic stretch AAGTATATTCTTCTTTACCGAGTAACAAAAGCTTGGTTAAAAACCGCACACATGAGATTATAGACGATTTTTATCTACTCATTTCAAAACATGCAAACCAACAAAGAAGCGTTGCGTTTTATGCTAATAAGCTACATTTAACACCACAATATCTTTCCACCTTCCTGAAACAGAGAACTGGAAAATCTGTATTACAGTGGATTGATCATATCACCATTCTACATGCTAAAACACTACTGAAATCTTCTAATTTATCAATTAAAGAAATTAGCAGCGAGCTTCATTTTGAAGAAACGAGTGTCTTTTGCCGATACTTTAAAAGAATAGTGGGGGTGTCGCCAAAAACCTATAGAAACGAATAATAATTTATGTCCTTTTTATCTGAACTATTTACAGCATATGATTAGCTTTCAGATTGTACGTAAACACCATTAAATTGTCAATACCTGCTATTTATCGCTGTTTAATTTTACAGGATGAAAAAAACAGGTAAAAAAGCAGCTATTGGATTTATTTTTATAACGTTGTTGATTGATATTACAGGTTGGGGAATTATACTTCCCGTAGTTCCTAAACTCATTGGAGAACTTATCAATAATGACCTAAGTGAAGCTGCGAGATATGGAGGTTGGCTTGGTTTTGCGTATGCCATTACGCAATTTATATTTGCACCTATAGTGGGTAATCTTAGTGATAAGTATGGGAGACGCCCAATTATTTTAATTTCTCTTTTTGGATTTGCTATTGATTACGTACTCTTAGCACTAGCGCCTTCTATTGGGTGGTTGTTTTTTGGAAGAATCATTGCCGGTCTTACTGGGGCTAGTATTTCAACAGCTAGTGCATATATAGCTGACATATCGACCGATGAAGACAGAACTAAAAATTTCGGCTTAATCGGCGCAGCTTTTGGATTAGGGTTTATTATAGGTCCTGTAATAGGTGGTTTGCTTGGCCATTATGGCGCGAGAGTTCCTTTTTATTTCGCTGCTATATTATGCATGGTCAATTTTCTTTACGGCCTGCTTATACTACCGGAAAGTTTAGAAAGGGATAAACGTCGGTCATTTAGCTGGAAACGTGCAACCCCCATTGGAACAGTTAATTTTTTGAGAAAACAGTCAAAAATATCAAATCTCGTCATCGCTTTAATTTTGGTCTATGTTGCCCTCCACGCTGTACAAAGCAATTGGCATTTTTTTACTATGTATAAATTTAATTGGACGGAAAGAACTGTAGGTCTATCGCTTGGTTTGCTTGGCTTATTGCTTGGCTTAGTACAAGGCATTCTAATGAGGTGGACAACGCCAAAATTAGGGGAACATAAAAGTGTATATTTTGGGTTGCTATTTTATGCATTAGGTTTAATGCTTTTTGCATTTACTAATCAAGAGTGGATGATGTTTGTTTTTCTCGTTCCTTATTCCTTAGGTGGAATCTGCGGACCGGCACTTCAATCAATAATCAGTAAAAATGTTCCTGCAAATGAACAAGGTGAACTGCAGGGGGCATTATCAAGTTTAGTGAGTGTTACGGCTATTTTGGGTCCTCCAATTATGACAAACTT encodes the following:
- a CDS encoding TCR/Tet family MFS transporter, which gives rise to MKKTGKKAAIGFIFITLLIDITGWGIILPVVPKLIGELINNDLSEAARYGGWLGFAYAITQFIFAPIVGNLSDKYGRRPIILISLFGFAIDYVLLALAPSIGWLFFGRIIAGLTGASISTASAYIADISTDEDRTKNFGLIGAAFGLGFIIGPVIGGLLGHYGARVPFYFAAILCMVNFLYGLLILPESLERDKRRSFSWKRATPIGTVNFLRKQSKISNLVIALILVYVALHAVQSNWHFFTMYKFNWTERTVGLSLGLLGLLLGLVQGILMRWTTPKLGEHKSVYFGLLFYALGLMLFAFTNQEWMMFVFLVPYSLGGICGPALQSIISKNVPANEQGELQGALSSLVSVTAILGPPIMTNLFYYFTHDKAPFQFSGAPFFLASILMFISAIIIYFAFRQKR